TGCTACTTCTTTTTTATAGGCCGCAGGAGTTTTACCCACTATCTTTTTAAAGGTAGTGTAAAATGTTGATTTCGAATTAAACCCACATTCATAACCAACAGCTTCTGTAGTGTAATTGTCTTCATTAATCAAAAGTTGTTTAGCTTCTTGGATTCGATATTCATTAATAAATAAAGGGAAGCTTTTGCCTAGATTGTCATTTAGAAATTGAGATAAATAGTGTGGTAAAACATGTAGTTGTTTAGAAACATCTGCAAGTTTTAAATCTGGATTTTTAAATAGCTCCTTTTCTTTAATCATCCTATCTAATTTGATTTGAAACTCACTTGCTTCATCAAGATCAATCTTTTTATCAGCATATTTAATCGTTTCTTCAAAAAACAAAGACGTTTTATTTCTTTTCAATACCCAAAATAAAATGAAAAGGAAAAATACAAACGAAAACGAAAGTGCACCTACAATATACGATGTATAAGATCCGATATTATAACCCATCCAGATAATAGATACTCCACCAAATACACTTAACACCCAAATTTCTATTTGTTTGATTTTATGTTCTTTGGAAAACAATGTATTAAAAACCGATTTTAATCGAATCGCCGTACATACGATATACAACAACCATTGCAAATAAATGATTTTGACAAAGTTTCCTGACCATAATCTTTTATGTTCCCAATAGGGATATATAACACTTAATACAATGACTACTACCAAAGCGGGAATAACATGAAATAACCACCAGCCTTTACGTTTAGATTCAACTATCAGACTTTTGGTATATAGGTACAAAAAAGGACCTATTAGAACACAAGCCGAAAGTCCTATTTGTATAAATACTTCAGATAATTCTGGATTAAAATAAAAGAAAACAGATTTTAGTATTCGTACACTTAATACAAATAAAAGTGCTGATAGGAAATAATTAGATAATCCTCTCTTTTTAGAAAAGAAAGCAAAATAAAAACTTAATAAAAAACCATTTAACGCTCCTAGTGCACTAAAAAGAAATAATAATTGACGTTCTAAATCCATGAAAATATAAAAAGTAAACCCGTTGTGTATTTTAAAATCAATACTATAAAAAACCGTCAATTCGAGTGGTTTTTCATAGTGACCTCTCGACTGCGCTCGAGATGACGTAGAGAAAAACTGTATCGAGAATAGCTTTTTTGACCCCAAATCCTTGTCATCCTGAGTGTATCGAAGGACTCTATACGCTTCTTCCTATGACCGAAGCACTCGAATTGACGAATTTGGTATTCAAAAATATCAAAATGCACAACAGATAAAGTAAATATATAGCAAATATTTAAAAATGATTTATAATTTTCATTTCCATTACAGATACATTACCTCTATCTTACTATTCTTTGTAAATTCTGGAATCACATACTTATTTTACCATTTTGTGAGTATACTGTAGTTGATTAAACTACACCAGTTCACGTCTTAATTCATTTAAGGAGATGTTGCTATTGATTAACCTGGTTATCACTTCTTCACGAAATTCATCCAGATCATCATAATCATAATATTTGGCCCACTTGTAGGTTTCGAGAAGGTTTTTGATTTGCTTGATAAGTTTTCGGGTTGCATCTGCAGAACGTAGCACGGCAACCTGATCATAATCAGGGTTATCTTTATGCATATAGCTGACCTTTTTGGTTTCAAAATCGACCGAAATATAGTAGGCATCTACATCGGGATCCAGATTTTCTCTAAAATCCACCCAATCTGCATATCCCAATCGTAAGTCGTCAATTTCTGGAGGAAAATCAGACACTAGTCTCCATTGGCACTTTGCAGCTCTACCCCAATGGTTAGACATTCTATATACTCCATGTTTTGTATAATAATAGGTACTCCCCGACTCACTTCTGTAATTTGGTTTTCTTCTCGTGATTTCGCGTAGCGAAGCTCCTCTGAATACACAATACGTTTTATTAAAGAAGTTATAACGCGTGTATACCTTAACGTGTTCTTTTTCCTGATGTTCCAAATGCATGTTTTTTTCCCGGTGGCAAAGAAATCACAATTTTTTCAGAAAGTAAAAACAAGTTTTTAACATCTATTCACAATACTGTTTTCTTACTCTTGTTGTCTTGAGATATCAACCTTACATAAGATTAGAGTATCATATAACAGTAAAATTACTATTAAAAAAGGGGGATTCAACCTACCTATAGTAGGTATTACACTCTTTTATGAGTACTGTTTGTATGCTAACTTTGATCGATGAGTTTAGATCTTTAAAATGATAAAGTGAACATAATAGTCAATTGGCTTTTGATAAGCTTATCAAACGAGAAGTAAAGAGAAGTCCTGTTGCAGGGACTCATATTTTTGAATTAGCTTGATTCTAAAAAAGCATCTTGTTCTGTAACAAGATGCTTTTTTACTGGCGTGTACCTTATTAATCCAGGGTATAACTACTATGCATTTTCATAAAATGTCAACGCTCTAGAAGGACATTTTTCGATCTGATTTTTTAATGCTTCAGAAGTAGCCATCTCTGGTCGGATCCATGGTTTTTCCTTAGGTTGGTATACCTCTGGTAAGGTCTTTACACAAACACCCGCATGGGTACATTTTCCAGGTTTCCAAACTACTGTAATCTCTCCGTTGTTGTATTCTTTTCTAATCTCGTTTGCCATGATATAATGATTTAAAGTGTGGATTATACTACTATTTAAAGATATAGCTTCCTTTTAAATACAATATAAAACCGAATGGTTTTCTTAGCAAATCCGAATCATATTCGATAATTAATCAATATACACTATTTTATTAGGCTCTTTCAGGCTTCATTTCTTAGATCGATTCTAAATTCAGGATGTAACGTTTTTGGATATTATTCTTCTAATAGATATTAGTTTTTAGATTATTAAGAATGAAAAAGGAATTCTTTACTGCTGCTAAGGTATATGTAAGTACCTGGATATTGATCGTATTATTGTTCCTTTCATTATCATTACGAGCAGATATTAGTTTTAAAAGATCTGCTGAAAGCTTACTAGAAGTACTTCCGAATGCCACATTTTTAATAAGTGCTCATATCGCATTTGCCATTTTTTATATACTCTTTTTACTCATTCGATATTTCATAAGAATATACCGTCGTAAAGGTTTTATTATTATGGGAAAGCAAGTAGTATTTGGTGTAATAATTCCTTTTTTTATCCTATTGGGCATCTATAAAGCTATTATATATACTAACAGTACAGAAGAGTTCACTTATGAGTGGGATCATTCTGTAGAAAACACTAATGACACTACAAATGATCTTTATAAAACCGATGGGAAACATCGCGGAATGAGTGTATTTGGTTGGGGTTCTCATAACAAAAAATCTATTGCTACACTAGTAAAAAACAATGTAGAGTGGGTGGCTGTTATTCCTTTTTTATACCAGAAAGATCAACATACCATACAAATGAATACTCCAAAGGCTATTGGGCAATGGTCTAGCAGAGATTCTGTTTTTATCAACAGTATTGCACAACTGCAAGCAAAGGGAGTTTATGTACACCTAAAACCACATTTATGGATGAGCGAGGGCTGGCGCTCAGATATTTCATTACCATCTGCCATCGACTGGGATACCTGGTTTGACTCTTATCGTAGTAATATGATCCATTATGCACACATGGCTCAAAAAACAGGGGTTAAACTATTCTGCGTAGGGACCGAGTTACGATCATCAGTACAACATCAGCCAGATCGATGGAAAGCCCTGGTACAGGAAATCAAGACTATATATCATGGCAAGCTTACGTATGCCGCCAATTGGGATGGAGAATTTAAACATGTCGATTTCTGGCAAGAATTAGATTATATTGGTATACAGGCTTATTTCCCGATTACTAAGAAATCTCACCCCGACCTGGTTACCTTAAAAAAGGGATGGGGTACTCACATCACAAAATTAGAAGCCTTATCTCAAACACACCAGAAGCCAATACTATTTACAGAAGTGGGGTATAAAAGTGAAGCTTCTGCTGCAATACAACCCTGGGAGTGGCAATCTCTCTTTGGTATCCTATATCAGAAAAAATCTGATCGTACCCAACAGCTTGCATACCAGGCTTTATTTGAATCATTATGGGATAAAGAATGGTTTTCGGGTATGTATATATGGCAATGGGACACCAGAACTTCTATCGATAGTGCACCTACAAGCCTGGATTTTTCACCACGCTACAAACCAGCACAAAATACTATTGCACAATGGTATGCCTGTCAATAAATACAGAAACTAATACCTAACGATAACAATCTGAACACCTCATTACCATACGATAAGATCAATTTACTCGGTTATTATTTTATGTGTATCACATTTTCTAAGCATACGTAACTCTTCGGTACCAACTACAATATTATTAGCTATAAAAGTGTTGGCATTATCCAGCTTTACGATAGTGTAGGTTTGTTGTGCCGTATCAATTTCTTTGATATTTACAATTTTCACCGCACCAGAAATGGTGCGTATTATACTTCCTTTTTGAAGTTGTTTAACATCATCAAACCGATATGCCATCTGTGTTTTCTCGGGAGAATAAGACAACCAATCTCCAGAAGAAGATAAAAGTGGATGATCGCGGGTACAGGTAATCGTCGAACCATCAGATAACCAAAGAGTAATCAAAGTATCATGCATCGGACTTGCCAGTTCTTGAATCGTTGTAGCAATATAGCTATCTGTAACTTGATGATAAGAAAGCACTTGCTCTCCCGGTAGTATCTTTTCTATTGGTTTTTGAGTATGATCTGCCATAGTAATCAAAGTCCCTTTAGCAAAACAGTGTACGTCGATCCCATCAAAATAGATTTCAGAAAGTACTGTATCCTCATATTTATCTCCCGGATATACCTCCATAATCTCAAATTTCATGGTCCAGGGTGGTAAACTTTTTGAAGTAATATAATCTATGCTTTTATCCAATTTACCTATCGGATCTACTTTAAAATGTTGTGCCGCCCGCTGATCGGTAAGATTTAGAATGGCATAGGGTTTATCCTTAATATACACTTTAAGTTTTTTCACACGGCTATTATTTCGCCAGGCAGTTTCACTTTTCACATGTCCATTTACAACGATAATTTCTGTTATCCGCGGCCTTCCCTGGTAAAAACTATATTCGAGATACTCTCCTACTCCATATCCCGGTACTCCTTCTGCCCATGCGTTTTTATAGTTAAGATCCATTGCATTTTCTGCGCGATAATTTATATTACCCTGATCTGCCAAATGTGATGATGCTGTTTCTTTAAACGGCCCACCACCACAATACCAACTACACCCCTGGCCTTCAATATCCCAATAATTAGTCATTGTTTCATCAACCATCTTATCTAATTCTGCTTTCTCTTCCTGGGTAAGGTCTTCTTTTTTTAGTCCTTTTGACATGCGTTCCCAAATGGCTTCACAAGCTTTTCTGTTTCTGTTAAATTCCTTTTCATCTGTAGTATTCAAGTCCAGTACTTCGATACGTGTTGGCGTGAGCACCTTTATTTCCTGGGCATTAGAAAAAAGTGTGATGAGTAATATGATACAGGTAAGTGTATTTTTCATAACATGTATGGTATATCATTGGTATGCACTACAAATATATTATTTATTACATCCACTACCTCCCCTGTTTACCGTGATAAATTAACGTTAACAATCGTATCTCAGGGTTCGGTTTCCTTCGAGGGCAGGTTCTTTCGGTTTGGCTCAGGAAATACATAGCTGAAATCCTTTTACCATAAAAAATGTTATCAACATCCTTTCTAAATCTTATACAGATGTATGTTACATACCTCTTGTTAAATCAACGCTTCCATGTAAACACAACAGCCTATAGTAGTGTTGAGAAACCAATAATTTCCACACTACCAAAAAGTGAAAATTATTATTTATTTACGGTTTATACTTCGATTTTATGTTTCTGTAAACAATTAAAAAGCAATAACTAACTCAACTGTTTTTTAAATAGTTTTGGATCATCATTAACCAAATTCTTAAAATCTTACACAATGAAAAAATCCATTTTAAAATTAGGCTTGTTTGCTTTTTTCTCCGTTACTTTTATAGCATGTCAAAACGATGGTCTTGATGCTCCCGAAGCACAAGAGGTACAAAATGCAACTGTTCAAGATGCTTCAAAACAGTTTGTAAGCGTAAAAGATGTATCAAACGATCCTACGATGCCACAATTAGTAGAAAAACTGATACATCAAAACAATCAGGCAACTGCCAAAAGGGTTGGATGTACATTAGATAGTGATATCGGATGCGGTAGTGATGCTTCGGCAGAGATCGAAGAATATGTAAATCTTTCTAACTGTATTTCTTTTAGCAAAGGAACATTGATCATCCCTATTCAATCCAGACAGTTTACCTATAACTATTCATATTATATCGATGGAGACGGAGATATAAACATGGATCAGTATCAATATCAATTCGACTCTCATGTGGCAGATATCGCACAGCGAATAGCTCCTAATAAAATAGCACTGGTAAGTGCTAATGCGTCTAATGGTTGCGGAAGAGGTTGGAAAGTAGCTAATATCACGTATACTGTTATTCTCGGCAATTAAGATTCATCTTGATCTTGCTATAAGACAACACATGACAAGCCCTATATATCTGTTTGATGTATAGGGTTTTTCTATTAAGCATCACGATATCCAAAATGTAATTTGTTATCTAATTCTACTCCAACTCCAACATAAACCACTTTCATATCCTCTATCCATTTTAAATGATAAGCATTTTGTTCATACCGTATCGTGAGTTGATACGTACCTAACGATACTGCATTATCATCAAAATAAGTGACCTCATAATCACCTTCAAACTGTTGAGTTGTATTGAGATCATCCTTTTTCTTTCCCTTACCTGTACCAGAAGTCACCACATCATTTTTAGTATGACACCAAATAGCTTCAATACCAAAAGGGGTTTTAGAGTATACAGCAGTTCCTATTAAACTCATCTTTTATATATTCTTATTATTTAGTAATCTATACATAAATCAAAGACTATGGCCTAGTGTAGTTGTAAATATGATCAAACCTAAGAAAATTATATGACACGAGTATACTCCTAAAAGTTGAAAATATAATAAAAGATTCATTATTTTAGTACTATAAATACTTCGATAAGTGGGTTAATCTAAGAGACTCAACATAAAACTATGGTTAGCATGAAAAACAACTCAGGTATACGTGCAAAATATCTTTTGTTGGTATACTTTCTACTCACATTTTTGATTTCGTGGACTGGCCTTGTTTTTATTATGGGTATTGACGGATTTACCGGAAAGAAAGAAGTACCGGATAGTCAAATTCCATTACTATTCTTGGCTATGTGTGCAGGGCCTTTTATAGCAGGGTTGTTAGTTAACTACTTTGAAAATGGTAAAGCCAGTTTTAAACAACTAAAAACTCGAATGGGTAAATGGAAAGTAGGTACCCGATGGTATGTCATAGCTCTTTTTTCTGCTCCGCTACTTTTTGGGCTTACCTATATACTACTCTCTTCATTTTCTTCTAAATTTTCTCCTATCCTTCTTTCTACCGATGATCTTCTCTTTTTAATTCTTGGAGGAATTCTAGGTGGCATCGTAGCCGGTTTTTTTGAAGAAATTGGCTGGACAGGGTTTGCTGTACCAAAATTGAGGGCGCGTTTCAATATACTCACTACAGGGTTAATCGTTGGTGTGATATGGGGAATATGGCATTTGCCTCTTTTTATGGACAAAGATCCCGACGGAGATGTTCCATTAGCTATCTTACTGATCATAAAACTCGTTACACATTTACCTGCTTTTAGGATTTTGATGGTCTGGGTATATGATCACACCCAAAGTTTATGGATCATAATTCTTATGCATATGTCTCTTACAGCAAGTACGATGATATTTCAACCCACAACAACAAAAGGGATTGATATCGTTGTTTTTAACCTTATGTTTACCGCACTGATTTATGTGTTTATGATTATACTTAGGTATCTCACCCTTCGAGTGCCTCAGGGTTCAAAATTGTAGTACTCACCATTCGGCACCACTTCGACAAGCTCAGTGTGACAGTTCAGGGTTCGGTTGGTTTACTAATGTTTAAAAGAAGTAAGATGCAGCTTGAACTCTTTTAAAGTGTCCTGAGTAAACATATAATCTTGTCCCATCAAGTTAATTTTGCACTGACCATCTATTTCGCAAATAGCCGAAATATGACTTGGATTGATATAATGAATAGTTCCCTGGTTATCTTTGATTTCCATAAATTCCATAATCGATATTGTTTTTATTTATCTTCTTTGTTTTTGACAAAAATACAACACACCTGGTTTAAGAATAATGATCCATGTCATTTTTTGATAATAAAATTGTCTGGTTCTTTATACTGGGCTCTCACCCTTCGGCGCCACTTCGACAGCACTTCGACAAGCTCAGTGTGACAGTTCAGTTTGACAGCTCACCCTTCGACTATGCTCAGGGTTCGGGATTCGTTGTTTTATTCGTTTCGAGGGCTGAGCCCTTCGACTAGGCTCAGGAAACACGAAGCCGAAGCCCGGACATTAATAAAGAAAAAAACCATTAGATTTGTATATCAACTACAATCAATACTATTGCAAACTATAGATCATCTTCATGAACTGTATAATCCCTTCTATTTCTGGG
This region of Aquimarina spinulae genomic DNA includes:
- a CDS encoding helix-turn-helix domain-containing protein — its product is MTVFYSIDFKIHNGFTFYIFMDLERQLLFLFSALGALNGFLLSFYFAFFSKKRGLSNYFLSALLFVLSVRILKSVFFYFNPELSEVFIQIGLSACVLIGPFLYLYTKSLIVESKRKGWWLFHVIPALVVVIVLSVIYPYWEHKRLWSGNFVKIIYLQWLLYIVCTAIRLKSVFNTLFSKEHKIKQIEIWVLSVFGGVSIIWMGYNIGSYTSYIVGALSFSFVFFLFILFWVLKRNKTSLFFEETIKYADKKIDLDEASEFQIKLDRMIKEKELFKNPDLKLADVSKQLHVLPHYLSQFLNDNLGKSFPLFINEYRIQEAKQLLINEDNYTTEAVGYECGFNSKSTFYTTFKKIVGKTPAAYKKEVA
- a CDS encoding (4Fe-4S)-binding protein encodes the protein MANEIRKEYNNGEITVVWKPGKCTHAGVCVKTLPEVYQPKEKPWIRPEMATSEALKNQIEKCPSRALTFYENA
- a CDS encoding glycoside hydrolase family 113; its protein translation is MKKEFFTAAKVYVSTWILIVLLFLSLSLRADISFKRSAESLLEVLPNATFLISAHIAFAIFYILFLLIRYFIRIYRRKGFIIMGKQVVFGVIIPFFILLGIYKAIIYTNSTEEFTYEWDHSVENTNDTTNDLYKTDGKHRGMSVFGWGSHNKKSIATLVKNNVEWVAVIPFLYQKDQHTIQMNTPKAIGQWSSRDSVFINSIAQLQAKGVYVHLKPHLWMSEGWRSDISLPSAIDWDTWFDSYRSNMIHYAHMAQKTGVKLFCVGTELRSSVQHQPDRWKALVQEIKTIYHGKLTYAANWDGEFKHVDFWQELDYIGIQAYFPITKKSHPDLVTLKKGWGTHITKLEALSQTHQKPILFTEVGYKSEASAAIQPWEWQSLFGILYQKKSDRTQQLAYQALFESLWDKEWFSGMYIWQWDTRTSIDSAPTSLDFSPRYKPAQNTIAQWYACQ
- a CDS encoding NADase-type glycan-binding domain-containing protein, giving the protein MKNTLTCIILLITLFSNAQEIKVLTPTRIEVLDLNTTDEKEFNRNRKACEAIWERMSKGLKKEDLTQEEKAELDKMVDETMTNYWDIEGQGCSWYCGGGPFKETASSHLADQGNINYRAENAMDLNYKNAWAEGVPGYGVGEYLEYSFYQGRPRITEIIVVNGHVKSETAWRNNSRVKKLKVYIKDKPYAILNLTDQRAAQHFKVDPIGKLDKSIDYITSKSLPPWTMKFEIMEVYPGDKYEDTVLSEIYFDGIDVHCFAKGTLITMADHTQKPIEKILPGEQVLSYHQVTDSYIATTIQELASPMHDTLITLWLSDGSTITCTRDHPLLSSSGDWLSYSPEKTQMAYRFDDVKQLQKGSIIRTISGAVKIVNIKEIDTAQQTYTIVKLDNANTFIANNIVVGTEELRMLRKCDTHKIITE
- a CDS encoding CPBP family intramembrane glutamic endopeptidase, yielding MKNNSGIRAKYLLLVYFLLTFLISWTGLVFIMGIDGFTGKKEVPDSQIPLLFLAMCAGPFIAGLLVNYFENGKASFKQLKTRMGKWKVGTRWYVIALFSAPLLFGLTYILLSSFSSKFSPILLSTDDLLFLILGGILGGIVAGFFEEIGWTGFAVPKLRARFNILTTGLIVGVIWGIWHLPLFMDKDPDGDVPLAILLIIKLVTHLPAFRILMVWVYDHTQSLWIIILMHMSLTASTMIFQPTTTKGIDIVVFNLMFTALIYVFMIILRYLTLRVPQGSKL